One genomic region from Nymphaea colorata isolate Beijing-Zhang1983 chromosome 12, ASM883128v2, whole genome shotgun sequence encodes:
- the LOC116266098 gene encoding uncharacterized protein LOC116266098 has protein sequence MEIDFPPSDELEWLENSILDEAMAAEEEPADNDLDDFEPPLPAAATPIFQAHKKRPQSDPNNFNDGFVSEKRIRSPIPAEDQPEDEDWLRYSPREVSRGGDRLAKDIAVHDAMEMDSGTGVSGRSSLEDEENMPCRFASDIEGGFMPVTGPDGTRVYARLCASEKNDCFSLRSGGRPEKCLLLEPVRILLERVEQEAFLKVCDASAGSIDATANLSEVTNNEQLWVDKYAPRSFTELLSDEKTNREVLCWLKEWDSCVFGSKIRATEDDVLTNLRRHSSASISHRFFHNRSSFYGRKGAPFSTAEGFNESNGTDRQKWNQREKKDGNDGPPQAKVLLLCGAPGLGKTTLAHVAAKHCGYRVVEINASDDRSASTIEGKILDVVQMNSVTGDAKPKCLVIDEIDGALGEGKGAVDVILKLLAAEKKAIAGSGKVTREPNAEKVSAKKETKSTRLLRPVICICNDLYAPALRPLRQVAKVHTFVQPTIVRVVNRLKYICNNEGFRTNSLALTVLAEYTECDIRSCLNTLQFLCKKKETLNILDVGSQVIGRKDISKGIFETWKEIFQRRKSKGKRVALNNCNPEPADFDRLHNLISNGGDYDVTVDGIHENFLQLRYHDPALEKTVKCFDVLGSSDLIFRRIMQTQQMSLYAYQPSVIIAIRSLVSQLDQPNIEWPKSYQRYRAGLMEKREMFKNWHNKILPVISRHLSAESFIEDFISPLLHILSPPTLRPVALHLLTEREKEDLKQLVDTMISYSVNYKNKEPTSTNILANEVIMKASSLTLDPPFLEFINYKDSCCHYPGLPLAVRQVVVHEVEKEKILRESVGRTTESKAEGGKPEAISHAMSGCASNSAKVLSNRKQLQNPPPASDKSSSAPSFKSNDIKRSCSSSNFFDRFRKSSSRGSSDADTSAQQSATSERDSRPLLFKFNEGFTNAVKRPVRVCELLS, from the exons ATGGAGATCGATTTCCCCCCTTCCGACGAGCTCGAATGGCTCGAGAATTCTATCCTCGACGAAGCAATGGCGGCAGAAGAGGAGCCCGCAGACAACGATCTCGATGATTTTGAGCCGCCACTACCGGCCGCTGCAACACCCATATTTCAGGCACATAAGAAACGGCCGCAATCGGATCCCAACAATTTTAATGACGGATTCGTATCTGAAAAGCGGATCAGATCGCCAATTCCTGCCGAGGATCAGCCGGAGGATGAAGATTGGCTTCGTTATTCGCCCAGGGAGGTGTCCCGTGGTGGCGATCGGTTGGCCAAAGATATTGCAGTTCATGATGCTATGGAGATGGATTCTGGTACCGGTGTCTCCGGTCGGAGCTCTCTAGAAGACGAGGAAAATATGCCTTGCCGATTTGCTTCGGACATTGAAGGGGGTTTTATGCCGGTGACGGGGCCCGATGGGACTAGGGTTTATGCGCGGCTGTGCGCGAGCGAGAAGAACGATTGCTTCTCATTGCGATCCGGCGGGAGACCAGAGAAAT GTCTGCTCTTGGAACCTGTAAGGATTCTTTTGGAAAGAGTTGAACAAGAGGCTTTTCTTAAG GTTTGCGATGCTAGTGCTGGATCAATAGATGCCACAGCCAATCTTTCAGAAGTAACAAACAATGAACAACTTTGGGTGGACAAATATGCTCCCAGATCCTTCACCGAACTTCTAAGTGATGAAAAGACAAATCGAGAG GTGCTTTGTTGGTTGAAGGAATGGGACTCTTGTGTATTTGGATCAAAAATTAGGGCTACAGAAGACGATGTTTTGACTAATTTAAGGCGCCATTCTTCAGCCTCTATCTCTCACAGGTTTTTCCATAACAGGAGCTCTTTCTATGGTAGGAAAGGAGCTCCTTTTAGTACAGCTGAAGGCTTCAATGAATCAAATGGTACAGACAGGCAGAAATGGAACCAGAGGGAGAAAAAAGATGGTAATGATGGCCCACCACAAGCAAAG GTTCTTTTACTTTGTGGTGCTCCAGGTCTTGGCAAAACTACTCTTGCACATGTGGCTGCTAAACATTGTGGTTATCGTGTTGTAGAG ATAAATGCGAGTGATGATAGATCGGCATCAACTATTGAAGGGAAGATTCTTGATGTGGTGCAGATGAATTCTGTTACGGGTGATGCTAAGCCAAAATGTTTG GTCATTGATGAAATTGATGGAGCACTTGGAGAGGGAAAGGGTGCTGTTGACGTGATCCTGAAGTTG TTGGCTGCCGAAAAAAAGGCTATTGCTGGAAGTGGAAAGGTTACTCGAGAACCAAATGCTGAAAAGGTTTctgcaaaaaaagaaactaaatctACAAGACTTTTAAGACCT GTGATTTGCATCTGCAATGATCTTTATGCCCCTGCTTTGAGGCCGCTGAGGCAAGTGGCTAA GGTTCATACGTTTGTGCAACCGACTATCGTTCGGGTGGTGAACAG GCTCAAGTATATTTGCAACAATGAAGGATTTAGAACAAACAGCTTAGCTCTCACTGTTCTTGCTGAATATACTG AATGTGACATTCGGTCGTGTTTGAACACCCTTCAGTTTCTCTGCAAGAAGAAGGAAACACTTAATATA TTGGATGTTGGTTCTCAAGTTATTGGTCGAAAGGACATATCAAAGGGCATATTTGAAACATGGAAGGAG ATTTTCCAAAGGCGAAAAAGTAAAGGGAAAAGAGTGGCCTTGAATAATTGCAACCCAGAACCTGCTGATTTTGACCGATTGCATAATCTTATATCGAATGG CGGTGATTATGACGTGACTGTGGATGGTATTCATGAAAATTTCCTACAGCTCCGTTATCATGATCCAGCTTTGGAAAAGACT GTCAAATGCTTCGATGTTCTTGGATCCTCTGATCTAATATTTCGGCGTATCATGCAAACACAACAGATGTCACTATATG CATATCAGCCTTCAGTTATAATTGCTATTCGAAGCCTTGTTTCGCAGCTTGACCAACCAAACATTGAATGGCCGAAGTCTTACCAAAG ATACCGAGCAGGGTTGATGGAGAAGAGGGAAATGTTCAAGAATTGGCATAACAAAATTCTACCAGTTATTTCAAGACATCTGTCAGCTGAATCATTTATTGAAGATTTTATTTCTCCATTATTGCACATTCTATCTCCACCAACTCTGAGACCA GTTGCCTTGCACTTGttaacagagagagaaaaagaggatcTAAAACAGTTGGTTGATACCATGATTTCTTATTCTGTTAACTATAAGAATAAGGAACCTACTTCAACAAATATCCTGGCAAATGAAGTAATTATGAAAGCTTCATCCCTGACATTGGATCCGCCTTTTCTTGAATTCATCAACTACAAG GACTCCTGCTGCCATTACCCTGGGCTTCCTCTGGCGGTGAGACAAGTTGTGGTTCATGAG gttgagaaagaaaaaattttgcgTGAAAGTGTTGGTAGAACCACAGAAAGCAAAGCTGAAGGTGGCAAACCTGAAGCAATATCTCATGCCATGTCTGGTTGTGCAAGCAACTCAGCAAAAGTTTTATCTAATCGCAAGCAGTTGCAAAATCCTCCTCCAGCGTCTGATAAAAGCTCATCAGCCCCTTCTTTCAAGTCAAATGATATAAAGCGGTCTTGCAGTAGTTCCAATTTTTTTGACAG ATTCAGAAAATCTAGTAGTAGAGGATCTTCAGATGCCGATACTTCTGCGCAGCAGTCTGCCACTTCAGAGAGAGATTCACGCCCAttgcttttcaaatttaatgAG GGTTTCACGAATGCTGTCAAGAGACCTGTACGCGTATGCGAGCTGCTTTCATGA